A single Bacteroidota bacterium DNA region contains:
- a CDS encoding O-antigen ligase family protein, protein MFPITLQTKLVYYSAILLFVAMGCAAIFFDMMYLLLLPLALLVAAVGFLRLDILFFAAAALVPLSINLTETPIGIGMSLPSEPIIFGAMLLVLLKFLTDNSLDRKFLNHPVSWLVYGYVGWMFITTLTSELPLVSFKYSLARFTFILVFYFYASVLFKKISNIHKFLWAYLAGFMLIIIYTTYNHINFHLTEQAAHFVMSPFYNDHTAYAAIIALYIPFAITGLVGYGFSQKYRAWCFLAAALLIIALILSYTRAAWVGIAAAFACSLVFIFKIHRNVILIFSILFLVLLGININQIILSFETNREQSSDDFGSHLQSITNVKTDPSNVERINRWNCALRMFEQRPITGWGPGTYQFIYGPFQLQKEKTVISTLSGNRGNAHSEYLGPLSEQGFPGPLLFIGLSLASVFAASRVFRKSSLPAARNLAAGILLGLVTYWVHGFLNNFLDTEKAAVPFFGFIAAIVSLEVFHRKADTPTIQ, encoded by the coding sequence ATGTTTCCCATTACGTTACAGACTAAGCTGGTATATTATTCTGCTATCCTGTTATTTGTAGCAATGGGATGTGCGGCCATATTTTTCGATATGATGTATTTATTGCTTCTGCCATTAGCATTACTGGTAGCAGCTGTGGGTTTTTTAAGGCTTGATATTCTATTTTTTGCTGCTGCAGCTCTTGTTCCTTTATCTATAAACCTAACCGAAACACCTATTGGTATAGGCATGAGCTTACCAAGCGAACCAATCATATTTGGTGCTATGCTGTTGGTATTACTCAAGTTTTTGACAGACAACAGCCTCGATCGCAAATTTCTGAATCATCCTGTTAGTTGGCTTGTGTATGGATATGTGGGTTGGATGTTTATTACCACCCTAACTTCCGAATTGCCATTGGTTTCATTTAAGTACTCGCTTGCACGCTTTACTTTTATACTTGTGTTTTATTTTTATGCTTCCGTACTTTTTAAAAAAATAAGCAACATTCATAAGTTTCTCTGGGCTTATCTGGCAGGCTTTATGTTGATTATCATTTACACTACTTATAATCATATTAATTTTCATCTTACCGAACAGGCGGCACACTTTGTAATGTCGCCCTTTTATAATGATCATACAGCTTATGCAGCCATAATAGCGTTATATATTCCATTTGCAATTACCGGTTTGGTAGGATATGGATTTTCACAAAAATACAGAGCCTGGTGTTTTCTTGCTGCGGCATTGTTAATCATTGCTTTAATATTATCCTATACCCGTGCAGCATGGGTTGGAATAGCTGCAGCATTTGCTTGCAGCTTAGTTTTTATTTTCAAAATACATCGAAATGTAATTTTGATATTCAGCATTTTATTCCTTGTGCTTCTAGGTATAAACATCAATCAAATAATACTTAGTTTTGAAACCAACCGCGAGCAATCGTCTGACGATTTTGGCTCGCATCTTCAATCTATTACCAATGTAAAAACAGACCCAAGCAATGTAGAGCGTATTAATCGTTGGAACTGCGCTTTGCGCATGTTTGAACAACGCCCTATTACAGGCTGGGGCCCGGGCACCTATCAGTTTATTTACGGACCGTTTCAGTTACAAAAAGAAAAAACAGTAATAAGCACCCTCTCAGGAAACAGAGGAAATGCTCATAGTGAGTATTTGGGACCGCTTAGTGAACAAGGATTTCCAGGGCCTTTGCTATTTATTGGTTTGTCATTAGCATCAGTGTTTGCTGCTTCGCGTGTTTTTAGAAAAAGTTCTTTGCCCGCAGCACGAAATCTGGCTGCTGGTATTTTATTAGGGCTGGTTACCTATTGGGTGCACGGCTTTTTAAATAATTTTCTTGACACTGAAAAAGCAGCCGTTCCATTTTTCGGTTTTATTGCTGCAATTGTCTCGTTAGAGGTTTTTCATCGTAAGGCTGACACACCAACCATACAGTAA
- the smpB gene encoding SsrA-binding protein SmpB, whose protein sequence is MKSEKPTVIISNRKAEFEYFLTDRFEAGIVLTGTEIKSIRLHHCGLNEAYCVLINGELYVKQMHIAHYTEGTYNNHEEKRDRKLLLNKNELKKIINKVKDKGVTIIPTQLYLNEKQIAKLEIAIARGKKKYDKRNSLKEKEQKREVSRNLKGN, encoded by the coding sequence ATGAAATCCGAAAAACCAACCGTAATTATTAGTAACCGCAAGGCGGAGTTTGAATATTTTTTAACCGACCGTTTTGAAGCAGGTATTGTTCTTACCGGTACCGAAATAAAATCGATAAGGTTGCATCATTGTGGTCTTAACGAAGCTTATTGCGTTTTAATAAATGGCGAATTGTATGTTAAGCAAATGCATATTGCGCATTATACCGAAGGCACCTACAACAACCATGAAGAAAAGCGCGACCGTAAACTTTTATTAAACAAGAATGAATTAAAAAAAATAATAAATAAAGTAAAGGATAAAGGAGTAACCATAATTCCAACGCAACTTTATTTAAACGAAAAGCAAATAGCTAAACTTGAAATTGCGATTGCACGAGGAAAGAAAAAATACGATAAACGAAACTCATTAAAAGAGAAAGAGCAAAAGCGCGAAGTAAGCCGAAACTTAAAAGGAAATTAA
- a CDS encoding DUF4249 family protein, giving the protein MKMIKGKNTLPKFGVFILLFAFGFVLFFSSCKNEIDLIADYKDTTIVYALLNPTDSVQYIRIHKAFVGEGNALEMAQYTDSFYYSSNLKVQLEEYKDGFLKRTITCKEDTSIKKDAGIFATNPNLLYAAHDSIKQGNDYKLIITRGETAAPVTSTTIVLSNVFLIRPTGFTINFLDTPFVIIWYTSPYGVVYEPVFRFYYSETEKLNSQNTVAKYVDMRLGQKSIKETDVREKMEVGLEATSFFRFVGTTIKKDTTVYRNALSLEMIIYGGTQELYDYYRINNLTTNLAQNIPFYTNITNGIGIFTSRRKDTYLKQLSNESLDELKNGEFTKHLGFK; this is encoded by the coding sequence ATGAAAATGATAAAAGGAAAGAATACTTTGCCCAAGTTTGGAGTTTTTATCCTGCTTTTTGCTTTCGGTTTTGTTCTATTTTTTTCCTCTTGCAAAAATGAGATTGATTTGATTGCTGATTATAAAGACACAACCATCGTTTATGCATTGCTGAATCCAACCGATTCGGTTCAATATATACGTATTCATAAAGCTTTTGTTGGAGAAGGCAACGCCCTCGAAATGGCGCAATACACCGATTCGTTTTATTATTCGTCAAATTTAAAAGTGCAACTGGAAGAGTACAAGGATGGATTTTTAAAACGCACCATAACCTGTAAGGAAGATACAAGTATAAAGAAAGATGCAGGCATTTTTGCAACAAATCCTAATCTACTGTATGCCGCTCATGATAGCATAAAGCAAGGCAACGATTACAAATTGATAATTACCAGAGGTGAGACGGCAGCACCCGTTACTTCTACTACCATTGTGCTGAGCAATGTTTTCTTAATAAGACCCACCGGATTTACTATTAATTTTCTGGATACGCCTTTTGTAATCATATGGTACACGAGTCCATATGGTGTTGTTTACGAACCTGTTTTCAGATTTTACTATTCCGAAACAGAAAAACTTAATTCTCAAAACACAGTTGCCAAATACGTTGACATGAGACTTGGGCAGAAATCTATAAAAGAAACAGATGTGCGGGAAAAGATGGAAGTGGGCCTGGAAGCTACAAGTTTTTTCCGCTTTGTTGGCACTACTATTAAAAAGGACACAACTGTATATCGCAATGCACTATCACTTGAGATGATTATTTATGGAGGCACACAGGAATTATACGATTATTACCGTATTAATAATCTAACTACCAACCTAGCTCAAAACATTCCTTTTTATACAAATATTACCAATGGAATAGGAATTTTTACATCGCGAAGAAAAGATACTTACCTGAAGCAGTTGAGCAATGAAAGCCTTGATGAGCTTAAGAATGGTGAGTTTACGAAGCATCTGGGATTTAAGTGA
- a CDS encoding M13 family metallopeptidase, with protein sequence MKESNTVLKKLFLLALATTLIVNSNVSAQTRDDRASHIDSTISPGNEFFMFANNTWFKANPIPATESSYGIFKVIQDTINNQIRSICESASALKDKPNGSNEQKIGDFYASGMNEAAIERIGLIPLQRILERVSIAKDMQEILNISADLRGFGVSSIFSLYVGKDDKISNKNAMFLGQGGLGLPDRDYYLNNDERTVTIRNSYISHLQKINKLMGAYEGDAKNFSEAVMKIETQLATVSRKLEELRDPVQNYNKMHMAELMKLTPAIPWSNMFATIRLKQVDTVIVGQPEFFTGLNKLVETIKIDDWKLYIKWNIVNSYAEYINKNFSDQNFEFYYRTMNGVEEQKPRWKLVVEQTDGLLGELIGQIYVRDYLPKGTKEKLMDIGADIKDVYVQHIKGLDWMSMETKEKALAKLDKITMKFGYPDKWKDMSSVSISKDNYVQNIMAINRWNFDYMINKFGKPVDRTEWGMQPQTYNAYYDPGNNEIVVPGCNIIVPGYERTLADDAILYSIIGGSTIGHEITHGFDDQGSQYDGDGNLNDWWTADDRKKFEAKTKLIVEQFDNYKVLDSLHLNGDATQGENIADLGGIVMGYEAFKKTTQYRENKKIAGLTPDQRFFLGYAFAWMMIPRDKALARQIKTDVHAPARFRVNGPLSNMPEFYNAFGINKGDNMYRDENVRVRIW encoded by the coding sequence ATGAAGGAATCAAATACCGTGTTAAAGAAATTGTTTCTGTTAGCTCTGGCTACTACGTTAATAGTAAACAGCAATGTATCGGCCCAAACACGCGATGACCGGGCATCGCATATCGATTCAACTATTAGCCCAGGCAATGAATTTTTTATGTTTGCCAATAACACATGGTTTAAAGCCAATCCTATACCGGCAACTGAAAGTTCATATGGCATATTTAAAGTAATACAGGATACCATCAATAACCAAATACGCAGTATTTGCGAAAGTGCTTCTGCATTAAAAGATAAACCTAATGGCAGTAATGAGCAAAAAATAGGAGATTTTTATGCAAGTGGAATGAATGAAGCCGCCATTGAACGTATTGGCCTAATACCGCTACAACGAATACTTGAACGTGTATCTATTGCTAAGGATATGCAAGAAATACTGAACATTTCGGCCGATTTGCGCGGCTTTGGAGTCAGCTCTATTTTTTCGCTATATGTTGGTAAGGACGATAAAATAAGTAATAAGAATGCCATGTTTTTGGGGCAGGGTGGGCTTGGTTTGCCCGACCGCGATTATTATCTAAACAACGATGAACGTACTGTCACCATTCGAAATTCTTATATATCGCATTTGCAAAAAATAAATAAGCTAATGGGTGCATATGAAGGGGATGCCAAAAACTTTTCGGAAGCTGTTATGAAAATTGAAACTCAACTGGCCACGGTATCGCGAAAACTTGAAGAATTGCGCGATCCGGTTCAGAATTATAACAAAATGCATATGGCTGAGTTAATGAAACTTACTCCGGCAATACCATGGTCAAACATGTTTGCCACCATTAGGTTAAAACAAGTAGATACCGTTATTGTAGGCCAGCCTGAATTTTTTACCGGCCTTAATAAATTGGTCGAAACCATTAAAATAGATGACTGGAAGCTGTATATCAAATGGAACATTGTTAATAGCTATGCTGAGTATATCAATAAAAACTTCAGTGACCAGAATTTTGAGTTTTATTACAGAACCATGAATGGTGTTGAAGAACAGAAGCCCCGATGGAAGTTAGTAGTAGAGCAAACGGATGGTTTGCTTGGCGAATTGATAGGACAGATATACGTTCGCGATTATTTGCCTAAAGGAACCAAGGAAAAACTTATGGATATTGGAGCCGACATCAAGGATGTATATGTGCAACACATTAAAGGCTTAGATTGGATGAGCATGGAGACGAAAGAAAAAGCATTGGCCAAGCTTGATAAAATTACCATGAAATTTGGTTATCCTGATAAATGGAAAGACATGTCATCGGTAAGTATTAGCAAGGATAATTATGTTCAAAATATTATGGCTATAAACCGATGGAATTTCGATTACATGATAAACAAATTTGGCAAACCGGTTGATCGTACCGAGTGGGGAATGCAACCTCAAACTTACAATGCATATTACGATCCTGGAAATAACGAAATAGTTGTACCGGGATGCAATATTATAGTACCGGGCTATGAGCGAACACTTGCTGATGATGCCATACTATACAGCATAATTGGTGGCAGCACCATCGGACATGAAATTACACATGGATTTGACGACCAGGGCAGCCAATATGATGGCGATGGAAATCTAAATGATTGGTGGACGGCTGATGATCGCAAAAAATTTGAAGCAAAAACAAAGTTAATAGTTGAGCAATTTGATAACTATAAAGTGCTTGACAGTCTGCATTTAAATGGCGATGCTACGCAAGGCGAAAACATAGCTGACTTGGGCGGAATTGTAATGGGTTATGAAGCCTTTAAAAAAACCACACAATACCGGGAAAACAAAAAAATTGCAGGACTTACTCCTGACCAACGTTTCTTTCTTGGATATGCCTTTGCGTGGATGATGATACCTCGTGACAAAGCGCTTGCGAGGCAGATAAAAACAGATGTGCATGCACCTGCCAGGTTTAGAGTTAACGGCCCACTTAGTAACATGCCGGAATTTTATAATGCGTTTGGAATTAATAAAGGCGATAACATGTACCGTGACGAAAATGTAAGAGTGCGTATATGGTAA
- a CDS encoding T9SS type A sorting domain-containing protein, translating into MMNKTNSRTAEKKQKLIYLIMLFSMLFFSHYANAVAETEPNDTWNQADVITLGATGTGTAGLASNQDWWRVTSALDGKLTVNWTATNSLNIYCQIYDTLGVVQYASAYTNSSNVLNVDGLAAGTYYIKLVAYYGNEAPNYSFVPTWTAPAQLIDVEPNNTKAQAKTLPVNGSRTGHIGYVFNQVDDLEDWWQVTTTANGRIDWTITSHNGQNIYARLYANDGVTLFGGSYTTSTATYSKDGLAPGTYYIKINNFYTTEFAPYTISNNLVQPSQANDVEPNNTKAQAKVLPFNGSKTGHIGYAFNGVRDEFDWWKVTTTLDGRINWTITSHNGQNVYAELYDNNGTTFLGGSYTSSTATYSKDGLAAGTYFIRIKTFYATEFATYTVSNGLVLPPVVNDAEPNGLYTQAIVLPINDSAVGHIGYYYNLQRDEFDWYTFTTVKGGKVAMRMMSLNGQNVYAQLYDNDGITYLGGGYTSSDNTWQIDGLGAGNYFIRVKTFYNTEWAPYKLFVNSIVGPYANDLGFNNTAAAATPKNVNSTFTGNINYYYQNRTDTFDWYKFSLAKDGNLKWTLTSGNSQNVYAELFNADGLTYIIGGYTTTTSTWGFDKLEAGTYYMRVRTFYNSEFAPYSITTAFIEAQGGDNLDNDYANKAKTICGYNPLIGHINYLRNNNTYDPVDWHKFVKSANSGPVSMTVQTLDDTNSVSDGLYIYYTLFLDTAGAPITSEFLINPNTTWTNTYNALANGTYYIRIRTYSVGNNSYWGQYKITANFKDTCSQSIALTSSSLGTTCNKGSLTYYITRGFAPYACQLFRDGVAYGAVVNTSDTAKFTNLPPGNYQLRTKATGASTYNVSSASTLIIPRPAGTSASGITKNKATIKWTALACTDGYVVAFPNPAAENVTVDLSQFEQSNVTVTVYDLSGKIHLQDKTSMLNYQLSIEKLSNGIYTLMATSDNKTAITKLIIAK; encoded by the coding sequence ATGATGAATAAAACCAATTCCCGTACAGCGGAAAAAAAACAAAAACTTATTTATTTAATCATGCTTTTTAGCATGTTGTTCTTTTCGCACTATGCAAATGCAGTGGCCGAAACAGAACCAAATGATACCTGGAATCAGGCGGATGTTATTACCCTTGGGGCAACAGGAACCGGTACCGCAGGTTTAGCGTCAAATCAAGATTGGTGGCGCGTTACATCTGCGCTAGATGGAAAACTTACAGTAAACTGGACTGCAACAAATTCACTAAACATTTATTGCCAGATTTACGATACTTTGGGTGTTGTTCAATATGCAAGTGCCTATACAAATTCATCAAATGTATTAAATGTGGATGGCTTAGCAGCCGGTACCTATTATATAAAACTGGTTGCTTATTACGGTAATGAGGCACCCAACTACAGTTTCGTGCCTACATGGACGGCACCAGCGCAATTGATAGATGTAGAACCTAACAATACCAAAGCGCAAGCAAAAACGCTTCCTGTTAACGGCAGTAGAACAGGACATATTGGATATGTATTTAATCAAGTTGATGATTTAGAAGATTGGTGGCAAGTGACTACCACTGCTAATGGTCGTATCGATTGGACTATCACTTCTCATAACGGGCAAAATATATATGCTAGATTATATGCTAATGATGGAGTCACACTTTTTGGTGGAAGTTATACAACATCTACTGCTACTTACTCTAAAGATGGATTAGCACCGGGTACCTATTACATTAAAATCAATAATTTTTATACAACTGAATTTGCACCTTATACCATTAGCAATAATTTGGTGCAGCCATCACAAGCAAATGATGTTGAGCCAAACAATACAAAAGCGCAAGCAAAGGTGTTGCCATTTAATGGTAGTAAAACAGGCCATATCGGATATGCATTTAACGGTGTAAGAGATGAGTTTGACTGGTGGAAGGTAACCACAACACTTGATGGACGGATAAATTGGACTATCACCTCTCATAATGGACAAAATGTATACGCTGAATTGTATGACAATAATGGTACAACCTTTTTAGGAGGTAGTTACACTAGTTCTACAGCTACATACTCTAAAGATGGACTTGCAGCAGGAACATATTTTATTAGGATTAAAACATTTTATGCAACTGAATTTGCAACCTATACTGTAAGCAACGGCTTGGTTTTACCGCCTGTGGTTAATGATGCAGAGCCCAATGGCCTATATACCCAAGCAATTGTATTGCCTATAAATGATTCGGCAGTGGGCCATATTGGTTATTATTACAATTTGCAAAGAGATGAGTTTGACTGGTATACGTTTACAACCGTAAAAGGAGGCAAAGTGGCTATGCGCATGATGTCTCTCAATGGACAAAATGTTTATGCACAATTGTATGACAATGATGGCATTACATATCTCGGTGGTGGTTATACAAGTAGCGATAATACATGGCAAATTGATGGACTTGGAGCAGGCAATTATTTTATTCGTGTAAAAACTTTTTACAATACAGAATGGGCACCATACAAGCTATTTGTAAATTCGATAGTAGGTCCTTATGCCAATGATTTAGGTTTTAATAACACCGCTGCTGCAGCTACACCCAAAAATGTAAACTCAACATTCACCGGTAACATCAACTACTATTATCAAAACAGAACGGATACATTTGACTGGTACAAATTTTCATTGGCAAAGGATGGAAATTTGAAGTGGACCCTAACAAGTGGCAATAGTCAAAATGTATATGCAGAATTATTTAATGCAGATGGCTTAACATACATAATAGGAGGTTATACAACTACTACTAGTACCTGGGGATTTGATAAATTAGAAGCAGGCACATATTACATGAGGGTAAGAACATTCTACAACAGCGAGTTTGCGCCATACTCAATAACTACTGCTTTTATAGAAGCACAAGGTGGAGATAATTTAGATAATGATTATGCCAATAAAGCCAAAACCATATGCGGCTACAATCCATTAATTGGGCATATCAATTACCTTAGAAATAATAATACCTACGATCCGGTTGATTGGCATAAGTTTGTCAAATCTGCAAACTCTGGTCCCGTGAGCATGACCGTGCAAACATTAGATGATACCAACAGTGTAAGCGATGGGCTTTATATTTACTATACTTTGTTTTTAGATACAGCAGGTGCACCTATCACTTCCGAATTCCTAATAAATCCCAACACAACCTGGACCAATACCTATAACGCATTAGCTAATGGTACTTACTATATTAGAATTAGGACATATTCAGTTGGTAATAATTCTTATTGGGGGCAGTATAAAATTACTGCAAACTTTAAAGATACTTGCAGTCAAAGCATAGCACTCACCTCATCTTCCTTAGGTACTACATGCAATAAAGGATCGCTAACCTATTACATTACGCGTGGCTTTGCTCCATACGCCTGTCAATTGTTTAGAGATGGTGTAGCATATGGTGCTGTAGTAAATACGAGCGACACTGCTAAATTTACTAATTTGCCTCCAGGTAACTATCAATTAAGAACCAAAGCAACAGGAGCATCAACTTATAATGTAAGCAGTGCTTCAACTCTCATCATACCTAGGCCTGCAGGTACTTCTGCAAGTGGCATAACTAAAAACAAAGCAACTATTAAATGGACTGCTTTAGCCTGTACTGATGGCTATGTAGTGGCGTTCCCTAATCCTGCAGCTGAAAATGTTACAGTTGACCTAAGCCAGTTTGAGCAAAGCAATGTAACAGTAACAGTATATGATCTTAGCGGAAAAATTCATTTGCAGGATAAAACATCCATGTTAAATTATCAATTGTCGATTGAAAAATTAAGCAATGGTATATATACGTTGATGGCGACTTCTGATAATAAGACCGCAATTACTAAGCTGATAATTGCAAAATAA
- a CDS encoding radical SAM protein: MLYPIMEQYYTVQGEGYNMGVAAHFIRLGGCDVGCVWCDVKESWDAAKHSLTEIDTIINWLKESKAKFAVITGGEPCMYNLNHLTEAIHATGCNTWLETSGAYPISGTWDWICVSPKKFKPPLSASLKIANELKVVVFHPSDIEWAAQHALLVNSNCKLFLQPEFSKQDKVLPIIIDFVKTSPNWRISLQTHKFMNIP; encoded by the coding sequence ATGCTTTATCCCATTATGGAGCAATATTATACTGTGCAAGGCGAAGGCTACAATATGGGCGTTGCTGCACATTTCATTCGGCTTGGAGGATGCGATGTTGGTTGTGTATGGTGTGATGTTAAAGAATCGTGGGATGCCGCAAAGCATTCACTCACTGAAATTGATACCATTATCAATTGGCTAAAGGAGAGTAAAGCAAAGTTTGCAGTAATTACAGGCGGAGAACCTTGTATGTATAATCTTAATCATTTAACAGAAGCAATACATGCGACCGGTTGTAATACTTGGCTCGAAACATCGGGTGCTTATCCTATAAGTGGAACATGGGATTGGATTTGTGTATCGCCAAAAAAGTTTAAGCCTCCGCTATCTGCATCTCTTAAGATCGCTAATGAACTTAAGGTGGTAGTTTTTCACCCTTCGGATATAGAATGGGCCGCACAGCATGCATTATTAGTTAACAGTAATTGTAAACTTTTTTTGCAACCTGAATTTTCAAAACAAGATAAGGTGCTTCCTATAATTATTGATTTTGTCAAAACTAGCCCAAATTGGCGAATTTCATTGCAAACGCATAAATTTATGAATATACCATAA
- a CDS encoding carboxymuconolactone decarboxylase family protein, which produces MSSIVNEFNEYRSSMNERIMSQDNLVLKRFFNLDTNTYAAGALSTRTKEMLGLVASMVLRCDDCIKYHLQKCHEQKVSTDEMLEIFAVANMVGGSIVIPHTRRAVQFWDALQQEGKEA; this is translated from the coding sequence ATGAGTTCAATAGTAAATGAGTTTAATGAGTACCGTTCATCTATGAATGAGCGAATAATGTCGCAAGACAATTTAGTGCTAAAGCGATTTTTTAATCTTGATACGAATACGTATGCTGCTGGTGCATTAAGCACACGCACCAAGGAAATGCTTGGTCTGGTTGCCAGTATGGTTTTACGCTGCGATGATTGTATTAAATATCACTTGCAAAAATGCCATGAACAAAAAGTGAGTACCGATGAAATGTTGGAGATATTTGCAGTTGCCAATATGGTTGGCGGCAGTATTGTAATTCCACACACGCGCAGGGCAGTGCAATTTTGGGATGCCTTACAACAAGAAGGTAAGGAAGCTTAG
- a CDS encoding CotH kinase family protein produces the protein MKYILSITLFVGISICTQQKVTAQTYFTNTGVITNDSNWNIFSINVTNPLFPLCNGSYGLEEVCVSINHPMVQELILIVISPDASIYQIYNGNAVGANFNGACFNAVGVDIGASWPPYMGDFIPNYPLGVFNNGQPTAGSWLLVVIDKKQPNNAGTLTSCSFKFSTNPSPPFSFDSTNLPIVKIETNGVIIVDDPKIPASIGIIDNGAGIFNHPTDTFTFKHKIGIETRGASSAILHPQIPYGFETWDSLNNEIDTSILGLPPESDWILYSPQNDRSLMRNVLTYHLANQMGHYASRTRFVELMLNGSYKGVYVLMERIKRDKNRVDIAKLTNTDTAGVNLTGGYILKTDWCVNGSCDGFYSVYTDPNNGSPSFYEYVYPKSQDMLQVQKNYINAYMDSFELALSGTNFSDPILGFRKYIDILAACDFIFINEMSRNVDAYRASNYFYKDKNSNDGRFVLGPVWDYNFAWRNADFCNSDQISGWDYSNYACAPKVFWAKRMVQDPWFQNRLQCRWQDLRANQLDTASINHFIDSVALFLNDAKSRHFAIWKSFGAVPNLYWPPPISLNYQQEISYMKT, from the coding sequence ATGAAATATATTTTATCTATAACATTATTTGTTGGTATATCCATTTGCACCCAACAAAAGGTAACAGCACAAACATACTTTACCAACACAGGTGTAATAACTAATGATAGCAATTGGAATATATTTAGTATAAATGTTACGAACCCACTTTTTCCGTTATGCAATGGCAGTTATGGATTAGAAGAAGTATGTGTTTCTATTAATCATCCAATGGTGCAGGAATTAATTCTCATCGTTATATCTCCCGACGCTTCAATCTATCAAATATACAATGGCAATGCAGTTGGGGCTAATTTTAATGGTGCATGTTTTAATGCAGTCGGGGTTGACATAGGGGCTTCCTGGCCTCCTTATATGGGGGATTTCATACCCAATTATCCGCTAGGTGTTTTTAATAATGGACAACCAACTGCAGGGTCATGGCTTTTGGTGGTTATTGATAAAAAACAACCAAACAATGCAGGAACACTTACATCATGCAGTTTCAAATTCAGCACGAATCCTTCTCCACCTTTCTCTTTTGATTCTACCAACCTACCTATTGTTAAGATTGAAACCAATGGAGTTATCATTGTTGATGATCCAAAGATTCCTGCCTCTATCGGTATAATTGATAATGGAGCGGGAATCTTTAATCATCCTACAGACACCTTTACTTTTAAACACAAGATAGGCATTGAAACAAGAGGTGCGAGTTCTGCAATTTTACATCCACAAATTCCTTATGGATTTGAAACATGGGACAGTCTTAATAATGAAATTGATACATCTATACTTGGACTGCCACCCGAAAGTGATTGGATATTGTATTCGCCACAAAACGACCGATCACTTATGCGCAATGTTTTAACTTATCATCTTGCTAATCAGATGGGACATTATGCCTCGCGCACACGCTTTGTCGAGCTAATGCTAAATGGAAGTTACAAGGGTGTTTATGTATTAATGGAACGAATAAAACGTGATAAAAATCGGGTGGATATAGCCAAACTAACAAATACTGATACAGCAGGTGTAAACCTTACAGGGGGCTATATCTTAAAAACAGATTGGTGTGTAAATGGTTCTTGCGATGGATTTTATTCTGTTTATACTGATCCGAATAATGGAAGCCCTTCATTTTACGAATATGTTTATCCCAAATCACAGGATATGTTACAAGTTCAAAAAAATTATATAAACGCTTACATGGATAGTTTTGAGCTCGCATTAAGTGGCACTAATTTTTCTGATCCGATTCTGGGTTTCCGCAAGTACATTGATATCCTGGCGGCATGCGACTTTATATTTATAAATGAAATGAGTCGAAATGTAGATGCTTACCGGGCCAGTAATTATTTTTATAAAGATAAGAACAGCAACGATGGTCGCTTTGTATTAGGCCCCGTGTGGGATTATAATTTCGCATGGCGCAATGCTGATTTTTGTAATTCAGACCAAATATCGGGTTGGGATTATAGTAATTACGCTTGTGCTCCCAAAGTTTTTTGGGCGAAGCGAATGGTGCAGGATCCATGGTTTCAAAACCGCTTACAATGCAGGTGGCAGGATCTTCGTGCCAATCAACTTGATACAGCATCCATCAACCATTTTATTGATTCGGTTGCATTATTTCTAAATGATGCCAAAAGCCGACACTTTGCAATTTGGAAATCGTTTGGTGCAGTTCCAAATTTATATTGGCCCCCTCCTATTTCTCTAAATTATCAGCAAGAGATTTCATATATGAAAACCTGA